One region of Nitrosopumilaceae archaeon genomic DNA includes:
- a CDS encoding PEFG-CTERM sorting domain-containing protein has product MKSKTIGSFLVVLTLVGIVAFTPSAFANTFTVVKGNISNQACAATNDCFTPNPVQVSPGDTVTWTDTGTGSPHTVTSGKQNDNTTGSVFDSQYLSPGQTFSHTFTTADIGAINYFDEIHPWMTGQVIVGASSTQTNNSTTTINSTTNSTMLPEFGSIASLVLVIAIVSVVAVTAKTRGFLKL; this is encoded by the coding sequence ATGAAGTCAAAAACAATAGGTTCATTCCTTGTTGTTTTGACTCTAGTTGGTATTGTGGCATTTACCCCATCCGCATTTGCAAATACTTTCACCGTAGTAAAAGGTAATATCAGTAATCAAGCTTGTGCAGCAACAAATGACTGTTTTACACCAAATCCAGTACAAGTGTCACCAGGTGATACAGTTACATGGACAGACACAGGTACAGGATCACCTCACACAGTAACAAGTGGAAAACAAAACGATAATACTACTGGTTCTGTATTTGACAGTCAATACCTTTCACCTGGACAGACATTTTCTCACACATTTACAACTGCTGATATAGGAGCAATCAACTATTTTGACGAAATTCATCCATGGATGACTGGTCAAGTCATAGTGGGAGCATCTAGTACACAAACAAACAATTCAACAACTACAATTAACAGTACGACTAACAGTACAATGTTACCAGAATTTGGTTCAATTGCATCACTAGTTCTTGTAATTGCAATAGTTAGCGTGGTAGCAGTAACTGCAAAGACTAGAGGATTCCTAAAACTCTAA
- a CDS encoding plastocyanin/azurin family copper-binding protein, producing the protein MNSKLIGSLFVIVTLVVGIVAFAPSAFAQSTASVTVKKGAGSSGSCTTDCFQPGNVSVDVGGTVTWTNTDAQLHTVSSGNGPNDNTTGSVFDTGFSTFKPGTTFSHTFADAGTFNYYCQLHPWMVGVVTVAAASTTPAPTETPNATNNNAVPEFGPVASLVLVIAIVSVVAVTAKTRGFLKL; encoded by the coding sequence ATGAACTCAAAACTAATAGGTTCACTGTTCGTTATTGTAACCTTAGTAGTTGGTATTGTGGCATTTGCTCCATCAGCCTTTGCTCAATCAACAGCTAGTGTTACAGTAAAAAAAGGAGCTGGAAGTTCTGGATCATGTACAACAGATTGTTTTCAACCAGGTAATGTATCTGTAGACGTAGGTGGTACAGTCACATGGACAAATACTGATGCACAATTACATACTGTATCAAGTGGAAATGGTCCAAATGATAATACAACTGGTTCTGTCTTTGACACTGGTTTTAGTACTTTCAAACCAGGAACAACATTTTCACATACATTCGCAGATGCTGGAACATTCAACTACTATTGCCAACTTCATCCTTGGATGGTAGGAGTTGTAACTGTAGCAGCAGCTTCAACAACACCGGCACCAACTGAAACACCTAACGCAACAAACAATAATGCAGTCCCAGAATTTGGTCCAGTCGCATCATTAGTTCTTGTAATTGCAATAGTTAGCGTGGTAGCAGTAACTGCAAAGACTAGAGGATTCCTAAAACTCTAA